The sequence TGCCTTTGATCCTGCACGAAACGTGGCCTATGCGGCTGATTTCCTGACCCGCCTACACACTGAAACCGGGTCATGGGCCAAGGCTGCAACACGTTATCACTCAGCCACCCCCGTCCGCGCAACACGCTATGGCGGACTTCTGACCCGGGCATGGTCCAAACTGAACAATCAGTCACGTGCAAATACAAGGCAATGGCATAAAGAGACAAGACGCCACCTGGCGCTTCCATCTCCTGTGAAACGTATGATATACCCCTACCCACAGATGAAGGCCATTGGCCTGAGAAATACAAAAACGGAGAGCATCCATGCCAGGGAGAGATATAGTCGCAGGAATGCAAATGACTTTGCAGAAAACTGGCGGAGTCATAGACTGACAGAATACCTTGGCAGTCGCCGCGCATCGGCCACACCCGGATCAAATGCAGGTGCACCCCCTGCGCCGGACGTCGATGAAAAGCGCGAAACCGCTCCGCCGGACGCATCCATTTCAGCCCCTGTGGCTTTCGGAAGGATTGAGATCGCGGAGCGTTGAGACAATAGGTTCAACCGTAGCCCGGTCTTCATTCTCATGAAAAATTCTTCACATCCTGCTTGCACCACAGATGCCCCTATTGTTGGCCTGATCGCCGATGTTGGTGGAACAAACGTACGCCTTGCCTTTGCCCATGCTGACAACAGCTGGTCCGGAGAGCGGGTCTACCGGTGTGAGGGATACTCCAACCCAACTGAAATTGTCCGCACCTTCCAGAGAGATACAGGCGTACCCTTGCCCCCCCATATTGCGCTGTGCGTTGCAGGCCCGATTACGGGTGATGATGCCGCATTCACAAACTTGGGATGGCATTTCTCTATTGAAGCCATGCGATGCGACTTGGGCGTTGAAACCCTCAATGTCGTTAATGATTTCGTCGCAAACGCACTGGCCTGCCCACGGCTTCCCTCCAGTTCCTTGGTACAGATAGGTCAGGGCGCGACAGCCCGTACTGGCTATCCCATCGCTGCAATCGGGCCCGGCACGGGCCTCGGCACAGCTACGCTGGTACCGGACAACAAGGGAGGCTGGATTCCCGTTGCTTCAGAAGGGGGGCATGTCACATTGGCAGCCTCAAACCAAAGGGAATGGGATATTATTTGCCATCTCCGTCAACGCAGCTCTCACGTATCAGGTGAAAGTACGGTATGCGGCAGTGGCTTGGAATCCTTGTTCCGTGCAATACGCGATCTGGATGGTCTGGAGCCCATAAACCTGTCTGCATCTGAAATTGCAGCTAGAGCCTTGGGAGAAAAAGACCCATGTTGCCGTGAAGCCTTGGAAATTATGTGCGCTATGCTGGGCACCCTTGCCGGGAACCTAGCACTTACAACGGGGGCTTTGGGGGGGGTTTACGTTCTTGGCGGCATACTCCCGCGGATGGTCGATTTTCTTCAGGAATCCGAGTTCCGGAGCCGTTTTGAAAACAAAGGGCGACTGTCGTCATGGGTCCGGGACATCCCGACTTGGCTGGTTACCCATCCGTTCCCCGCGTTTCCTGGTTTGATCGGTCTTCTTCCAGAGCAGAAGGTTCAAGCTGAGGCCATTGGCTCCGTGTAAGAGGGCCAAGCCTGAACGCATATAAACTATCTGCCAAGAAAGCAGGAATTTCCCGTATAGCAGAACGCCACCAGCTCAATCTGGTGGCGTCGCTTTTTGACGACCGGAAACCAATACCCCACCTTTGCCCATACCCCAGAAGACACAATAACATCCACAAACGGGGAATATGCCAGACATCACTCACCAAAATAACCCTAGAGGGCATCATGCCTGCCAGAAGAGGTAGGCTGAACTGTATGTTCTCACGGCTGTTTCTGGATTTGTCTTCTTGTACAATCTGGTGCACAGGCAAGCCTTTTTCAACCAACAGAGCAGACA comes from Haematospirillum jordaniae and encodes:
- a CDS encoding YdcF family protein, which gives rise to MKSGGAVALVAGARVYPDGTPSQALYRRVEAVHDLWREGKVSTVILSGGAVGSSVPESAIMSALLVEKGLPVHQIVQEDKSRNSRENIQFSLPLLAGMMPSRVILVSDVWHIPRLWMLLCLLGYGQRWGIGFRSSKSDATRLSWWRSAIREIPAFLADSLYAFRLGPLTRSQWPQLEPSALEEDRSNQETRGTDG
- the glk gene encoding glucokinase, coding for MKNSSHPACTTDAPIVGLIADVGGTNVRLAFAHADNSWSGERVYRCEGYSNPTEIVRTFQRDTGVPLPPHIALCVAGPITGDDAAFTNLGWHFSIEAMRCDLGVETLNVVNDFVANALACPRLPSSSLVQIGQGATARTGYPIAAIGPGTGLGTATLVPDNKGGWIPVASEGGHVTLAASNQREWDIICHLRQRSSHVSGESTVCGSGLESLFRAIRDLDGLEPINLSASEIAARALGEKDPCCREALEIMCAMLGTLAGNLALTTGALGGVYVLGGILPRMVDFLQESEFRSRFENKGRLSSWVRDIPTWLVTHPFPAFPGLIGLLPEQKVQAEAIGSV
- a CDS encoding transglycosylase SLT domain-containing protein, which produces MRTLCLSGLLIILLLGADKAASASSPSPAGAVSRGYYAQNSSDICRLHTEYHEARLRLPQNILTALSHVESGRWDTARQEKIAWPWTVMAEGNGRYFRTKAEAIREVRTLQSRGVRNIDVGCMQINLKHHPDAFRTLEDAFDPARNVAYAADFLTRLHTETGSWAKAATRYHSATPVRATRYGGLLTRAWSKLNNQSRANTRQWHKETRRHLALPSPVKRMIYPYPQMKAIGLRNTKTESIHARERYSRRNANDFAENWRSHRLTEYLGSRRASATPGSNAGAPPAPDVDEKRETAPPDASISAPVAFGRIEIAER